A window of the Hordeum vulgare subsp. vulgare chromosome 5H, MorexV3_pseudomolecules_assembly, whole genome shotgun sequence genome harbors these coding sequences:
- the LOC123396574 gene encoding cytochrome P450 81Q32-like codes for MAMEVSFSHALLLASLLLLLYLLCYRGKNSSSNGNIPSPPALPVLGHLHLLKKPLHRSLAALAVRHGGGRGGAGLLLLRFGTRPVLLVSSPAIAEECFTVHDVALADRPGLASRRLLSGDECPSIAGASYGPAWRHLRRIANVHALSAHRLSLTTSARDAEARAMARKLWRATRLGAAAVSVKLTAYEYVANVIMAMVAGRRMAEDEVLRFKAMTEAGFAAAGAANRHDFLPLLRLLDFGRTRRRLAGLAKERYEFGQSLVDEYRRIHHRHDAGGAATEDTTSTPAQRTVIGDLLRQQEGSPELYADVVIRTICLSLLQAGTDTSSSTIEWAMALLLNNPLVLVKAKEEIDVIVGTSRLLEERDLSCLPYLHGIITETLRMYPIAPHLAPHQASSDCVVAGGRYIITCGTMMLVDVYSMQRDPTLWSDPDMFMPERFEVDNDIAEDGDKQMVRIMPFGMGRRKCPGEGLAWRTVGVALGVMLQCFRWERMGKEEVDMREGSGFTMPMAMPLMAICQPHEEMNEILERI; via the exons ATGGCCATGGAGGTCTCGTTCTCGCATGCCTTGCTCTtagcttctcttctcctcctcctttacTTGCTCTGCTATCGTGGCAAGAACTCCTCTAGCAATGGCAACATCCCGAGCCCACCAGCGCTCCCCGTCCTCGGCCACCTCCATCTCCTCAAGAAGCCGCTGCACCGCTCTCTCGCCGCACTCGCCGTGCGCcacggcggcggccggggcggcgcCGGTCTCCTCCTTCTCCGGTTCGGCACAAGGCCGGTCCTCCTCGTCTCCTCCCCGGCCATTGCCGAGGAGTGCTTCACCGTCCACGACGTCGCGCTCGCGGATCGCCCGGGGCTTGCGtcgcggcggctgctcagcggcgatGAGTGCCCCAGCATCGCCGGCGCGAGCTACGGTCCGGCCTGGCGCCACCTCCGCCGCATCGCCAACGTGCATGCGCTCTCCGCGCACCGCCTTTCGTTGACGACCTCCGCGCGCGACGCCGAGGCCCGCGCCATGGCGCGGAAGCTCTGGCGGGCCACCCGTCTGGGCGCCGCCGCGGTCAGTGTGAAGCTCACGGCGTACGAGTACGTTGCTAACGTGATCATGGCCATGGTCGCCGGGAGGCGCATGGCGGAGGACGAGGTCCTCCGGTTCAAGGCGATGACCGAGGCCGGGTTCGCGGCGGCGGGTGCGGCGAACCGGCACGACTTCTTGCCACTGCTACGGCTGCTGGACTtcggaaggacgaggaggaggctcGCCGGCCTGGCGAAGGAGCGGTACGAGTTCGGCCAGAGTCTCGTCGACGAGTACAGACGCATTCACCACCGTCACGATGCCGGCGGTGCTGCCACCGAGGACACGACGTCGACGCCGGCGCAGAGAACGGTGATCGGGGACCTGCTCCGGCAGCAGGAGGGGTCGCCGGAATTGTACGCCGACGTGGTCATCCGCACAATCTGCCTG AGCTTGCTTCAAGCCGGGACAGACACGTCATCTAGCACGATTGAGTGGGCAATGGCTCTCCTACTTAACAACCCCCTTGTTCTTGTGAAGGCGAAGGAGGAGATCGACGTCATTGTGGGGACATCCCGTCTACTCGAGGAGCGTGATCTCTCATGCCTCCCCTACCTTCATGGCATCATCACCGAGACCCTTCGGATGTACCCTATCGCACCGCACCTTGCCCCGCACCAAGCCTCCTCTGACTGTGTCGTTGCTGGTGGGCGGTACATCATCACATGCGGAACAATGATGTTGGTTGACGTGTACTCCATGCAACGGGATCCTACCTTGTGGAGTGACCCGGATATGTTCATGCCGGAGAGGTTTGAGGTTGACAATGACATTGCTGAGGACGGTGACAAACAGATGGTGAGGATAATGCCATTCGGCATGGGCCGGCGGAAGTGCCCTGGTGAGGGACTAGCATGGAGGACGGTGGGGGTAGCGCTTGGGGTAATGTTACAATGCTTCAGGTGGGAGCGGATGGGGAAAGAGGAGGTAGACATGAGAGAGGGATCGGGGTTCACGATGCCCATGGCTATGCCACTAATGGCGATATGCCAACCCCATGAAGAAATGAACGAAATTCTCGAGAGGATATAG